One Euphorbia lathyris chromosome 1, ddEupLath1.1, whole genome shotgun sequence DNA segment encodes these proteins:
- the LOC136210641 gene encoding probable LRR receptor-like serine/threonine-protein kinase At1g12460, translating to MRKSSRFCVSHALLLFISCFLGFTITVSPATEKEVLLEFKASIIDPNNSLATWVSSGNHCNFSGVTCNSLGFVERLVLWRKNLSGFLSPALSGLRSLRILTLFGNRFTGNIPQEYAELTTLWKINLSSNALSGSIPEFIGDLPSIRFLDLSMNGYSGEIPSALFKFCYKIKFVAFSHNTLSGSIPASLVNCASLEGFDFSFNNLSGELPSQICDIPVLKYMSLRSNALTGNVQDEIPRCQGLSFLDLGSNMFAGLAPFGVLGFKNMSHFNVSHNGFTGNLPEIGTCSEGLEIFDASANAFDGEIPLSITNCKNLKVLNLGFNRLSGSIPIEITDLQKLLVLNLGDNSINGTVPAGFGRIELLTVLDLHNLHLVGEIPKDISNCRFLLELNLSGNDLDGEISNTLYNLTHLEVLDLHQNQLNGSIPETLGNLSNLLVLDLSQNNISGSIPFSLGNLPNLTIFNLSSNRLSGPIPLLPKIQAFGASAFVNNSGLCGAPLENPCSGIGSSPSSKRTKVLSTSVIVAIVAAALILTGVCVVSIMNIRARSRKKEDETMVVESTPLGSSESSLIIGKLVLFSKTLPSKYEDWEAGTKALLDKECMIGGGSIGTVYRTNFEGGISIAVKKLETLGRIRSQDEFEQEIGRLGNLRHSNLVAFQGYYWSSTMQLILSEFVMNGNLYDNLHGLNYPGTSTGVGNSELYWSRRFQIALGTARALSYLHHDCRPPILHLNIKSTNILLDENYEAKLSDYGLGKLLPILDNYGLTKFHNAVGYVAPELSQSLRLSEKYDVYSFGVILLELVTGRKPVESPTANEVVVLCEYVRSLLETGSASDCFDRSLRGFSENELIQVMKLGLICTSEAPIRRPSMAEVVQVLESIRSGAESS from the exons ATGAGAAAGTCTTCTAGATTTTGTGTTTCTCATGCTCTTTTGCTCTTCATTTCTTGCTTTCTTGGTTTCACCATTACTGTTTCACCAGCTACAGAGAAGGAGGTTTTGTTGGAGTTCAAAGCCAGCATCATTGATCCTAATAACAGCTTAGCAACCTGGGTTTCAAGTGGCAATCATTGTAATTTCAGCGGTGTGACCTGCAATTCACTTGGGTTTGTAGAGAGGCTTGTTTTGTGGAGGAAAAATCTGTCTGGGTTCTTATCACCAGCATTATCTGGTTTGAGATCTTTGAGAATTTTGACATTGTTTGGCAATCGATTTACAGGTAATATCCCTCAAGAATATGCTGAGCTTACCACATTGTGGAAGATTAATTTGAGTTCTAATGCCTTATCTGGATCAATTCCGGAATTCATTGGTGATTTGCCCAGTATAAGGTTTCTTGATTTGTCAATGAATGGTTATAGTGGAGAGATTCCATCAGCTTTGTTCAAGTTTTGTTACAAGATCAAGTTTGTTGCTTTCTCTCATAACACTCTTTCTGGTTCAATTCCTGCTTCGTTAGTGAACTGTGCTAGCCTTGAAGGTTTTGACTTCTCTTTCAATAATCTCAGTGGTGAATTACCTTCTCAAATTTGTGATATCCCTGTGCTCAAGTATATGTCTTTGAGGAGCAATGCGTTAACTGGGAATGTGCAGGATGAGATTCCGAGGTGCCAGGGATTAAGTTTTTTAGATCTTGGCAGCAACATGTTTGCTGGGTTGGCTCCATTTGGGGTTCTTGGATTCAAAAACATGAGTCATTTCAATGTATCACATAATGGGTTTACTGGGAACCTTCCAGAGATTGGAACTTGCAGTGAGGGACTTGAAATTTTTGATGCTTCTGCTAATGCTTTTGATGGAGAGATCCCATTGAGCATTACAAATTGTAAGAACCTTAAAGTTCTCAACTTGGGGTTTAACAGATTGAGTGGGAGTATCCCAATTGAGATTACAGATCTGCAGAAGCTTTTGGTGCTTAATCTGGGGGATAATTCCATCAATGGAACAGTCCCGGCCGGGTTTGGAAGGATTGAGTTGCTTACTGTCTTGGATCTGCACAATCTCCACTTGGTTGGGGAAATTCCTAAGGATATAAGCAATTGCCGGTTTCTTCTTGAGCT GAATCTTTCTGGGAATGATTTAGATGGAGAAATTTCTAATACCCTTTACAATTTGACTCACTTAGAAGTCCTTGATCTGCATCAAAACCAACTCAATGGTAGCATACCAGAGACTCTAGGAAACCTATCAAACCTCCTAGTTCTTGACCTCTCACAAAATAATATTTCAGGATCAATCCCATTTTCCCTTGGAAATCTCCCCAACTTAACAATTTTCAATCTTTCTTCCAACAGACTTTCGGGTCCGATTCCTCTGCTACCAAAAATCCAAGCTTTTGGAGCATCTGCATTCGTGAACAATTCCGGGCTCTGTGGTGCTCCTTTGGAGAATCCTTGCTCAGGCATTGGTTCAAGCCCATCATCAAAGAGAACCAAGGTTCTTAGCACTTCTGTCATTGTGGCAATTGTTGCTGCTGCATTGATCCTTACCGGAGTTTGTGTTGTATCGATTATGAACATTAGAGCACGAAGTAGAAAGAAGGAGGATGAAACAATGGTTGTTGAGAGCACACCTTTGGGTTCATCTGAATCGAGTCTTATAATTGGGAAGTTGGTTCTTTTCAGCAAGACATTGCCCTCAAAGTATGAAGATTGGGAAGCTGGTACCAAAGCTTTGCTTGACAAAGAATGTATGATCGGTGGCGGTTCGATTGGAACAGTCTACAGAACTAATTTTGAAGGTGGGATCTCAATTGCAGTGAAAAAGCTTGAGACTTTGGGAAGGATCAGAAGCCAAGATGAATTCGAGCAAGAAATCGGGCGGTTAGGTAACCTTCGACATTCTAATTTGGTTGCTTTTCAAGGTTACTACTGGTCTTCAACAATGCAGTTAATTTTATCAGAATTTGTTATGAATGGCAATCTATATGATAATCTACATGGACTAAATTATCCGGGCACCAGTACTGGTGTCGGAAACAGTGAACTATACTGGTCTCGGAGGTTTCAGATTGCTCTTGGAACAGCAAGAGCACTTTCTTACCTTCACCATGATTGCAGGCCTCCAATTCTCCACCTCAACATCAAGTCTACTAACATACTCTTAGACGAAAATTACGAAGCGAAGCTGTCTGATTACGGATTGGGGAAGCTGCTCCCGATTTTAGACAACTATGGTTTAACCAAATTTCATAATGCAGTAGGGTATGTTGCGCCAGAACTGTCTCAGAGTCTAAGATTGAGCGAGAAATATGATGTGTATAGCTTCGGAGTGATTCTTTTAGAGCTTGTTACTGGGAGGAAACCAGTAGAGAGTCCAACAGCAAATGAGGTAGTGGTTTTGTGTGAATATGTTCGTAGCTTATTGGAGACGGGCTCTGCTTCAGACTGCTTCGACCGAAGTTTGCGAGGTTTTTCGGAGAATGAGTTGATTCAGGTAATGAAATTAGGATTGATTTGCACATCTGAGGCTCCCATAAGAAGACCAAGCATGGCTGAGGTAGTTCAAGTCCTCGAGTCGATAAGATCCGGAGCAGAATCCTCGTAG